Proteins encoded together in one Rossellomorea sp. y25 window:
- a CDS encoding cysteine desulfurase family protein, with translation MERVYLDHAATSPMHPEVIEEMTSVMRETFGNPSSIHSFGRASRHLVDHARTIIAQSIHADYNEIIFTSGGTEADNLAIIGSAEANKGKGNHIITTQTEHHAVLHACKFLESKGFEVTYLPVDRKGRISVEELQKELRDDTILVTIMFGNNEVGTIQPIKEIGKLLQDHQAYFHTDAVQAFGLTEIDVKELGVDLLSVSGHKINGPKGIGFLYLHKNMDLQPGLYGGEQERKRRAGTENVPAIVGLGKAVEIAQNAIEEKISKYSGFKVLLKETLAGADIAFEENGSLEYGLPHVLNLSFPGTDVESMLVNLDMSGIAVSSGSACTAGSIEPSHVLVAMFGSQSENTRNSIRFSFGQGNTKEQIVWTAHEVAKIVKRLTS, from the coding sequence ATGGAAAGAGTGTATTTGGATCATGCTGCAACGTCCCCCATGCATCCTGAAGTGATTGAAGAAATGACTTCAGTGATGAGGGAGACCTTTGGTAATCCATCGAGCATTCATTCGTTTGGCCGTGCATCACGTCATCTTGTCGATCATGCACGAACCATCATTGCTCAAAGTATCCATGCAGATTACAATGAAATCATTTTTACAAGCGGTGGAACGGAAGCGGATAATTTAGCCATTATCGGTTCAGCCGAAGCGAATAAAGGTAAAGGGAATCACATCATAACCACACAAACAGAGCATCATGCTGTTTTACATGCATGTAAATTCTTAGAGTCCAAAGGGTTTGAGGTGACGTACCTGCCAGTAGATCGTAAAGGCAGGATATCGGTGGAGGAACTGCAAAAGGAACTTCGCGACGATACGATCCTCGTTACGATCATGTTTGGGAATAATGAGGTGGGGACGATCCAGCCGATTAAAGAGATTGGAAAACTTCTGCAGGATCATCAAGCTTATTTTCATACTGATGCTGTACAAGCTTTCGGATTAACAGAAATCGATGTGAAAGAGCTCGGGGTTGATTTGCTTTCAGTTTCAGGCCATAAGATCAATGGTCCGAAAGGGATCGGATTCCTTTATTTACACAAAAACATGGATCTGCAGCCTGGATTATACGGCGGAGAGCAGGAAAGAAAACGCCGTGCCGGTACAGAAAACGTCCCAGCCATTGTTGGACTGGGAAAGGCAGTAGAAATTGCTCAAAATGCGATAGAAGAGAAAATTTCCAAGTACTCTGGTTTCAAGGTCTTACTGAAAGAAACCTTAGCCGGCGCAGACATTGCCTTTGAGGAGAACGGATCTCTTGAGTATGGATTACCCCATGTGCTAAACTTAAGCTTTCCTGGCACGGATGTTGAGTCTATGCTGGTGAATTTAGATATGTCAGGTATTGCTGTATCAAGCGGTTCTGCTTGCACAGCTGGATCTATAGAGCCTTCGCATGTACTAGTCGCGATGTTTGGAAGTCAGTCTGAGAATACAAGGAACTCCATTCGTTTCAGCTTTGGTCAGGGCAATACGAAGGAACAAATTGTCTGGACTGCCCATGAAGTCGCAAAAATTGTAAAACGTCTAACATCTTAA
- a CDS encoding Rrf2 family transcriptional regulator encodes MKISTKGRYGLTIMIELAKRHGEGPTSLKTIAQQHELSEHYLEQLVAPLRNGGLVRSIRGAYGGYVLGHEPSEITAGDIIRILEGPISPVEGIEDEEPAKRELWIRIRDAVKEVLDNTTIEDLASHSDDGESDAYMFYI; translated from the coding sequence ATGAAGATATCTACTAAAGGCCGATACGGTTTAACGATTATGATTGAATTAGCAAAACGCCATGGTGAAGGTCCGACTTCACTTAAAACGATCGCGCAGCAGCATGAGCTCTCGGAACATTATCTTGAGCAGCTGGTGGCTCCCCTGCGTAACGGAGGACTTGTAAGAAGCATCCGGGGAGCATACGGCGGGTATGTCTTAGGACATGAGCCATCTGAAATTACAGCTGGGGATATTATCCGGATCCTTGAAGGGCCTATCAGTCCCGTCGAAGGGATTGAAGATGAAGAACCGGCAAAACGTGAGCTTTGGATCCGCATTCGTGATGCCGTGAAAGAAGTGCTCGACAATACAACGATAGAAGATTTAGCCAGTCATTCTGATGATGGTGAATCAGATGCATACATGTTCTATATCTAG